A portion of the Tenacibaculum todarodis genome contains these proteins:
- the trpB gene encoding tryptophan synthase subunit beta, whose protein sequence is MKFQPSKDGYYGQFGGAFIPELLYPNVKELEDNYLTILESEAFQTEYKDLLQHYVGRPSPLYLAKRLSEKYGATIYLKREDLNHTGAHKVNNTIGQILVAKHLGKTKIIAETGAGQHGVATATVCALMGLECTVFMGEIDIKRQAPNVARMKMLGAKVVAATSGSKTLKDATNEAIRYWIQHPDTYYLIGSVVGPHPYPDMVARLQAVISEEMKAQLKAQTGNENPDTIIACVGGGSNAAGAFYHYLEDENVELVAVEAAGLGVNSGESAATSQLGEVGVIHGSKTILMQDEYGQIVEPYSISAGLDYPGVGPLHAFLHETKRAKFLNATDKEALTAAYELTKIEGIIPALESAHALAVLPKMKFKKDQVVVVNLSGRGDKDLETYINNLEK, encoded by the coding sequence ATGAAATTTCAACCAAGTAAAGACGGTTATTACGGGCAATTTGGAGGCGCTTTTATTCCAGAATTATTGTATCCAAATGTTAAAGAGTTAGAAGATAATTATCTAACAATTTTAGAATCAGAGGCATTTCAAACTGAATACAAAGATTTGTTGCAGCATTATGTTGGACGACCAAGCCCGTTGTATTTAGCTAAACGATTGTCGGAAAAATATGGAGCTACAATTTATTTGAAACGAGAAGATTTAAATCATACCGGTGCGCATAAAGTAAACAATACAATTGGTCAGATTTTAGTAGCCAAACATTTAGGAAAGACTAAAATTATTGCAGAAACTGGCGCTGGGCAACATGGAGTTGCAACAGCAACTGTTTGTGCATTAATGGGCTTAGAATGTACTGTTTTTATGGGTGAAATTGATATTAAACGTCAAGCTCCAAATGTAGCCAGAATGAAAATGTTAGGAGCCAAAGTTGTTGCCGCTACAAGTGGAAGTAAGACTTTAAAAGATGCAACAAATGAAGCAATTCGTTATTGGATTCAGCATCCAGATACTTATTATTTAATTGGTTCGGTTGTTGGTCCACATCCTTATCCAGACATGGTAGCACGTTTACAAGCAGTAATTTCTGAAGAAATGAAAGCACAATTAAAAGCACAAACAGGAAATGAAAATCCTGACACAATTATAGCTTGTGTTGGTGGAGGTTCTAATGCTGCAGGTGCATTTTATCATTATTTAGAAGATGAAAATGTAGAGTTAGTTGCTGTAGAAGCTGCTGGTTTAGGTGTAAATTCTGGAGAAAGTGCAGCGACTTCTCAATTAGGAGAAGTTGGTGTAATTCATGGAAGTAAAACCATTTTAATGCAAGATGAATATGGGCAAATTGTAGAACCTTATTCTATTTCTGCTGGATTAGATTATCCTGGAGTTGGACCATTACATGCTTTTTTACACGAAACAAAAAGAGCAAAATTTTTGAATGCAACTGATAAAGAAGCATTAACAGCGGCTTACGAATTGACAAAGATTGAAGGGATTATTCCTGCCTTAGAAAGTGCACATGCTTTGGCAGTTTTACCAAAAATGAAGTTCAAAAAAGACCAAGTTGTAGTTGTAAATTTATCAGGCAGAGGAGATAAAGATTTAGAAACGTATATCAATAATTTAGAAAAGTAG
- the trpC gene encoding indole-3-glycerol phosphate synthase TrpC translates to MTILDKIVAFKKKEIAKIKADVPLKKLVESPKFKRSVISLRSSLLEVGSTGIIAEFKRQSPSKGIINDKATVTEVTNGYLDANVAAQSILTDTSFFGGTMADLMEARVINNIKPILRKDFIVDGFQIVEAKAIGADVILLIASCLTAEELKNYGSLANDLGLEVLYEVHTQQDLDKINNLDNKIIGINNRNLKTFEVDLEHSIKLAGQIPDTCIKVSESGISDPRIITGLKEYGFQGFLIGENFMKTENPGEACQEFINQIR, encoded by the coding sequence ATGACAATTTTAGATAAAATAGTAGCTTTTAAAAAGAAAGAAATTGCAAAGATTAAAGCAGACGTTCCATTAAAGAAATTAGTGGAAAGTCCAAAGTTTAAAAGATCTGTAATTTCTTTAAGATCATCTTTATTAGAAGTTGGTTCTACAGGAATTATAGCAGAGTTTAAACGTCAATCTCCATCAAAAGGAATAATTAATGATAAAGCTACCGTTACTGAAGTTACCAATGGATATTTAGATGCAAATGTTGCAGCACAATCTATTTTAACAGATACTTCTTTTTTTGGAGGAACTATGGCAGATTTAATGGAAGCAAGAGTTATCAATAACATAAAACCAATTTTAAGAAAGGATTTTATTGTTGACGGATTTCAAATTGTGGAGGCAAAAGCCATTGGTGCAGATGTTATTTTGTTAATTGCTTCTTGCTTAACTGCTGAAGAATTAAAGAATTACGGGAGCTTAGCAAATGATTTAGGTTTAGAGGTTTTGTATGAAGTGCATACGCAACAAGATTTAGATAAAATCAACAATTTAGACAATAAAATAATCGGAATTAATAACCGTAATTTAAAAACGTTTGAAGTTGATTTAGAACATTCTATAAAATTGGCTGGTCAAATTCCTGATACTTGTATTAAAGTTTCAGAAAGCGGAATTTCAGATCCAAGAATTATTACAGGATTAAAAGAATACGGTTTTCAAGGTTTTTTAATTGGAGAAAACTTTATGAAGACAGAGAATCCAGGAGAAGCTTGTCAAGAATTTATCAATCAAATTAGGTAA
- a CDS encoding methylmalonyl-CoA mutase family protein translates to MEQITPYKPTYKVRIVTAASLFDGHDAAINIMRRIIQSTGVEVIHLGHDRSVEEVVNCAIQEDANAIAMTSYQGGHNEYFKYMYDLLKEKGASHIKIFGGGGGVILPEEIKELMDYGITRIYSPDDGRELGLQGMINDLVQQSDFAVGDKLNVKIEDLAKKEIGSIARTISSAENFPEVAKETLNAIHEKNKNSKTPVLGITGTGGAGKSSLVDELVRRFLIDFPEKTIGLISVDPSKRKTGGALLGDRIRMNAINNERVYMRSLATRQSNLALSKYVNEAVQVLKAAEFDLIILETSGIGQSDTEIIEHSDTSLYVMTPEFGAATQLEKIDMLDFADLVAINKFDKRGALDAIRDVKKQYMRNNNLWDVHMDDMPVFGTIASQFNDPGMNTLYKRIMDKLVEKTNADLKTSMEITKEMSEKIFVIPPSRVRYLSEISESNRAYDKKVDDQVIVAQKLYGIHQTILSVIPNEVKESFISKNGLDNDEILKQVQDDEKDFAKLLLAQFEKVKLNFDPHNWEIILNWNDKVAKYKNPIYTFKVRDKEINIETHSESLSHTQIPKVALPKYKAWGDLLRWNLQENVPGEFPFASGLYPFKRTGEDPTRMFAGEGGPERTNRRFHYVSLGMDAKRLSTAFDSVTLYGNDPGERPDIYGKIGNAGVSICCLDDAKKLYSGFDLSHAMTSVSMTINGPAPMLLGFFMNAAIDQNCEKYIKENKLEKAVEAKFKEIYDSKGLERPTYQGELPEGNDGLGLMLLGLTGDLVLPADVYQQIKTTTLAQVRGTVQADILKEDQAQNTCIFSTEFALRLMGDVQEYFIEKQVRNFYSVSISGYHIAEAGANPITQLALTLSNGFTYVEYYLSRGMDINKFGPNLSFFFSNGIDPEYSVIGRVARKIWAKAMKNKYGANPRAQMLKYHIQTSGRSLHAQEIDFNDIRTTLQALYAINDNCNSLHTNAYDEAITTPTEESVRRAMAIQLIINKELGLTKNENPIQGSFIIEELTDLVEEAVLMEFDRITERGGVLGAMETMYQRSKIQEESLYYETLKHTGEFPIIGVNTFLSSKGSPTVQPAEVIRATEEEKQFQIQTKENLNKANPDKVAAQIAILQEAAIQNENLFDKLMEATKFCSLGQITEALFKVGGQYRRNM, encoded by the coding sequence ATGGAACAAATTACACCTTATAAACCAACATACAAAGTTAGAATTGTAACTGCAGCTTCGCTTTTTGACGGACATGATGCCGCCATAAATATTATGCGACGTATTATTCAATCTACCGGAGTTGAAGTAATTCACCTTGGACACGATAGATCTGTTGAAGAAGTGGTAAACTGTGCAATCCAAGAAGATGCAAATGCTATTGCAATGACATCTTACCAAGGAGGTCATAACGAGTATTTTAAATATATGTATGATTTGCTAAAGGAAAAAGGTGCTTCGCACATAAAGATTTTTGGCGGCGGTGGCGGCGTAATTCTTCCTGAAGAAATTAAGGAATTGATGGATTATGGAATTACGCGAATTTATTCTCCAGATGATGGCCGTGAACTTGGTTTACAAGGAATGATTAATGATTTGGTACAACAATCTGATTTTGCTGTTGGAGATAAACTAAACGTAAAAATTGAAGATTTAGCAAAAAAAGAAATTGGAAGTATTGCAAGAACCATTTCTTCTGCGGAAAACTTCCCTGAAGTTGCCAAAGAAACATTAAATGCTATTCACGAAAAAAATAAGAATTCTAAAACTCCAGTTTTAGGAATTACTGGAACTGGTGGAGCGGGAAAATCTTCTTTAGTTGATGAATTGGTAAGGCGTTTTTTAATCGATTTTCCAGAAAAAACAATCGGATTAATTTCAGTAGATCCATCTAAAAGAAAAACTGGTGGAGCATTATTAGGAGATAGAATTAGAATGAATGCTATTAATAACGAGCGTGTGTACATGCGTTCTTTAGCAACACGTCAATCCAATTTAGCCTTATCTAAATATGTAAACGAAGCCGTACAAGTTTTAAAAGCTGCAGAATTCGATTTAATTATTTTAGAAACTTCTGGTATTGGACAATCGGACACAGAAATTATAGAACATTCAGACACTTCTTTATATGTTATGACTCCAGAATTTGGAGCTGCAACACAATTAGAAAAAATCGATATGCTTGATTTTGCTGATTTAGTTGCCATCAATAAATTTGATAAAAGAGGTGCTTTAGATGCAATTCGTGATGTAAAAAAGCAATACATGCGCAACAATAATTTATGGGATGTTCATATGGATGACATGCCTGTTTTTGGAACAATCGCATCGCAATTTAACGACCCTGGAATGAATACGTTGTACAAACGTATTATGGATAAATTGGTTGAAAAAACAAATGCAGATTTAAAAACGAGCATGGAAATCACCAAAGAAATGTCTGAAAAGATATTTGTAATTCCGCCAAGTAGAGTTCGTTATTTATCTGAAATATCTGAAAGTAATAGAGCGTATGACAAAAAAGTTGACGATCAAGTTATTGTTGCTCAAAAATTATATGGAATTCATCAAACGATTTTATCTGTCATTCCGAACGAAGTGAAGGAATCTTTCATTTCTAAAAACGGATTAGATAATGATGAGATCCTGAAACAAGTTCAAGATGATGAAAAAGATTTTGCTAAACTTTTATTAGCACAATTCGAAAAAGTAAAACTAAATTTCGATCCACATAACTGGGAAATTATTCTAAACTGGAACGATAAAGTAGCCAAATATAAAAACCCTATTTACACATTTAAAGTTCGTGATAAAGAGATTAATATTGAAACGCACAGCGAGTCGCTGTCACATACACAAATACCTAAAGTAGCTTTACCAAAATACAAAGCTTGGGGAGATTTGTTACGTTGGAATTTACAAGAAAATGTTCCTGGAGAATTTCCTTTTGCATCAGGATTGTATCCTTTTAAAAGAACAGGTGAAGATCCAACAAGAATGTTTGCTGGTGAAGGTGGGCCAGAAAGAACCAACAGACGTTTTCATTATGTAAGTTTAGGAATGGATGCAAAGCGTTTGTCAACTGCTTTTGATTCGGTTACTTTATACGGAAACGATCCTGGAGAAAGACCAGATATTTACGGTAAAATTGGAAACGCAGGAGTTTCCATTTGCTGTTTGGATGATGCTAAAAAATTATATTCTGGATTCGATTTAAGTCATGCTATGACTTCAGTTTCTATGACTATTAATGGTCCAGCTCCAATGTTGTTAGGTTTCTTTATGAATGCGGCAATTGATCAAAATTGTGAGAAATACATCAAAGAAAACAAGTTAGAAAAAGCTGTTGAAGCAAAGTTTAAAGAAATTTACGATTCAAAAGGATTAGAAAGACCAACATATCAAGGAGAATTACCAGAAGGAAATGATGGTTTAGGTTTGATGTTGTTAGGTTTAACTGGAGATTTAGTGTTACCTGCTGATGTTTATCAACAAATAAAAACAACCACTTTAGCGCAAGTTAGAGGAACTGTACAAGCTGATATTTTAAAGGAAGATCAAGCACAAAATACCTGTATTTTCTCTACAGAATTTGCATTGCGTTTAATGGGTGATGTACAAGAATATTTCATTGAAAAACAAGTAAGAAACTTTTATTCGGTTTCTATTTCTGGTTATCACATTGCAGAAGCTGGTGCCAATCCAATTACACAATTGGCGTTAACATTATCAAACGGATTTACATACGTTGAATATTATTTATCAAGAGGAATGGATATTAATAAATTCGGACCGAATTTATCGTTCTTTTTCTCAAACGGAATTGATCCAGAATATTCAGTAATCGGTAGAGTTGCTCGTAAAATTTGGGCAAAAGCCATGAAAAACAAATACGGAGCAAATCCGAGAGCACAAATGTTAAAGTATCATATTCAGACTTCTGGACGTTCTTTACACGCTCAAGAAATTGATTTTAATGATATTAGAACTACACTGCAAGCTTTATACGCAATTAACGATAACTGTAATTCTTTACACACAAACGCGTACGACGAAGCAATTACAACGCCAACGGAAGAATCTGTAAGAAGAGCCATGGCAATTCAGTTGATTATCAACAAAGAATTAGGATTAACAAAGAATGAAAATCCGATTCAAGGTTCATTTATTATTGAAGAATTAACCGATTTAGTGGAAGAAGCTGTATTGATGGAATTCGACAGAATTACTGAACGTGGTGGAGTTTTAGGAGCGATGGAAACAATGTATCAACGTTCTAAAATACAAGAAGAAAGTTTGTATTATGAGACGTTAAAACATACAGGAGAATTTCCAATTATTGGTGTAAACACCTTCTTAAGTTCTAAAGGTTCTCCAACGGTGCAACCTGCGGAAGTTATTAGAGCTACTGAAGAAGAAAAGCAATTCCAAATTCAAACTAAAGAAAACTTAAACAAAGCAAATCCTGATAAAGTAGCTGCTCAAATTGCCATCTTACAAGAAGCGGCAATTCAGAATGAAAATTTATTTGACAAATTAATGGAAGCAACAAAGTTCTGTTCTTTAGGTCAGATTACTGAAGCGCTATTTAAAGTTGGCGGACAGTATAGAAGGAATATGTAA
- a CDS encoding GbsR/MarR family transcriptional regulator, with protein MKLADAKIKYIHTWGSLATSWGINKTMAQVHALLLVSTKPLSAEDIMEALQISRGNVNMNVRALIDWGIVRKEFVVGERKEFFVADKDIWELFKQITKERKKREIEPVLKVLEELQQVDETSDEANEFKQVLDDLSKVTTTVNGILDKAIKADEHWLLSNFTNIIKK; from the coding sequence ATGAAATTAGCAGATGCAAAAATAAAATACATTCATACTTGGGGAAGTTTAGCAACTTCTTGGGGAATAAATAAAACAATGGCACAAGTACACGCGTTATTATTGGTTTCTACAAAACCACTTTCTGCTGAAGATATTATGGAAGCGTTGCAGATTTCTCGTGGAAATGTAAATATGAATGTAAGAGCATTAATTGATTGGGGAATTGTAAGAAAAGAATTTGTAGTTGGTGAGCGTAAAGAATTTTTTGTTGCCGATAAAGATATTTGGGAATTGTTTAAACAAATTACAAAAGAGCGTAAGAAAAGAGAAATTGAACCTGTCTTAAAAGTTTTAGAAGAGTTGCAACAAGTTGATGAAACTTCTGATGAAGCAAATGAATTTAAACAAGTTCTTGATGATCTATCTAAAGTAACAACAACTGTAAATGGTATTTTAGATAAAGCTATAAAAGCTGATGAACATTGGCTATTGTCTAACTTTACAAACATTATAAAAAAGTAA
- the trpD gene encoding anthranilate phosphoribosyltransferase yields MKDILNDLYQHKRLTQSQAKEVLINIASEKYNDAHLASFMTVFMMRPITVEELSGFRNALKELAIKVDFSDYNTIDIVGTGGDGKDTFNISTLTSFIVAGTGQKVAKHGNYSVSSKSGSSDMLESFGYEFTNDENTLKEHLEKANICFLHAPKFHPAMKAVGPTRKALKLKTFFNILGPLVNPSSPQNQLLGTFNVEVARLYNYILQEENTNYGIVHALDGYDEISLTSGFKLFTKNGEQLINPEDFGQKRIEQSEIFGGNSVADAAKIFKDILEGNGTDSQNSVVLTNAAFALQIVDSNKNFETAFEEAKDSLFGLKAKQTLKKLITN; encoded by the coding sequence ATGAAAGATATTTTAAACGATTTATATCAACATAAAAGATTAACGCAATCTCAGGCAAAAGAGGTTTTGATTAATATTGCTTCAGAAAAATACAATGATGCACATTTAGCGTCGTTTATGACTGTTTTTATGATGCGCCCAATTACGGTAGAAGAACTTTCTGGGTTTAGAAATGCATTAAAAGAATTGGCAATAAAAGTAGATTTTTCAGACTATAATACTATTGATATTGTTGGAACTGGTGGAGACGGAAAAGATACATTCAACATTTCAACCTTAACCTCATTTATTGTTGCAGGAACAGGACAAAAAGTTGCGAAACACGGTAATTACTCTGTGTCTTCAAAGTCAGGTTCTTCAGATATGTTAGAAAGTTTTGGTTATGAGTTTACAAATGATGAAAACACGTTAAAAGAGCATTTAGAAAAAGCGAATATTTGTTTTTTACATGCGCCAAAATTTCATCCAGCAATGAAAGCCGTTGGACCAACAAGGAAAGCATTAAAGTTAAAAACGTTCTTTAATATATTAGGGCCTTTGGTTAATCCGAGTTCGCCACAGAACCAATTATTAGGAACTTTTAATGTTGAGGTTGCTCGTTTGTATAATTATATTTTACAAGAGGAAAATACAAACTACGGAATTGTACATGCATTAGATGGTTATGATGAGATTTCGTTAACAAGCGGATTCAAATTATTCACCAAAAACGGTGAACAATTAATAAATCCAGAAGATTTTGGTCAGAAAAGAATAGAACAGTCAGAAATTTTTGGAGGAAATTCTGTTGCTGATGCAGCAAAAATTTTCAAAGATATTTTAGAAGGAAACGGAACGGATTCACAAAATTCAGTTGTGTTAACAAATGCAGCTTTCGCATTACAAATTGTAGATTCAAATAAAAATTTTGAAACAGCTTTTGAAGAAGCAAAAGATTCTCTTTTCGGATTGAAAGCAAAACAAACATTAAAGAAGTTAATTACGAATTAA
- a CDS encoding four helix bundle protein, which translates to MKKDNVIQIKSYDFAVRVVKLYKHLSQEKKEFVLSKQLLRSGTSIGANVEEAIGGQSRKDFFAKLTIAYKEARESHYWIRLLKDTDFLSDKESESLLKDIEEILKIIGSIQKTIRNKKS; encoded by the coding sequence ATGAAAAAGGATAATGTAATTCAGATTAAAAGCTATGATTTTGCTGTTCGAGTTGTAAAATTATACAAACATTTATCTCAAGAAAAGAAAGAATTTGTATTAAGTAAGCAGTTATTACGTTCAGGAACATCAATTGGAGCTAATGTTGAAGAAGCTATTGGAGGTCAAAGTAGAAAGGATTTTTTTGCTAAATTAACTATAGCTTATAAAGAGGCAAGGGAATCTCATTATTGGATTAGATTATTAAAGGACACTGATTTTTTATCAGACAAAGAATCAGAATCATTATTAAAGGATATTGAAGAAATTTTAAAAATTATTGGAAGTATTCAAAAAACTATTAGAAATAAAAAATCGTAA
- the trpA gene encoding tryptophan synthase subunit alpha, translated as MNSIQQLFQKKEKNVLSIYFTSGYPNLKDTIEVISQLEKSGVDFIEVGLPYSDPLADGPTIQDSSQVALQNGINLDIIFEQLLSIKNTNKTPLVLMGYLNQMLKYGEEKFCQKIVDCGIDTVILPDLPMIEFENHYKALFEKYGITNVFLITPHTSEERIRKIDSYTNAFIYVVASASITGAKGDISNNQVAYFERIKNMNLQSKLIIGFGISDKQTFTTACNYANGTIIGSAFIKHLGNNGVERIDNFIKPIIS; from the coding sequence ATGAACTCAATTCAGCAATTATTTCAGAAAAAAGAGAAAAATGTATTGTCTATATATTTTACTTCTGGTTATCCGAATTTGAAAGACACAATAGAGGTTATTTCTCAATTAGAAAAAAGTGGTGTAGATTTTATAGAAGTTGGTTTGCCGTATTCAGATCCTTTGGCAGATGGACCAACTATACAAGATAGTAGTCAAGTTGCGCTACAAAACGGAATTAATTTAGATATTATTTTTGAGCAATTACTTTCTATAAAAAACACTAATAAAACTCCTTTGGTTTTGATGGGCTATTTAAATCAGATGCTAAAATATGGTGAAGAAAAATTCTGTCAAAAAATAGTTGATTGTGGTATAGATACGGTAATTCTTCCAGATTTACCAATGATAGAATTTGAAAATCATTACAAAGCGCTGTTTGAAAAATACGGAATTACAAATGTGTTTTTAATTACCCCGCATACTTCAGAAGAAAGAATAAGAAAGATTGATTCGTATACAAATGCATTCATTTATGTAGTTGCATCTGCATCAATTACTGGTGCAAAAGGAGATATTTCTAACAATCAGGTTGCTTATTTCGAAAGGATTAAAAACATGAATTTACAAAGTAAATTAATTATTGGTTTTGGTATTTCTGATAAACAAACGTTTACAACTGCTTGTAATTACGCAAACGGAACTATTATAGGTTCTGCTTTTATAAAACACTTAGGAAATAACGGAGTTGAAAGGATTGATAATTTTATAAAACCAATAATTTCATAA
- a CDS encoding YqjF family protein — MSFLKAEWRKLVMINYEVNPKILEKYLPVGTELDFFQNKCYASVVGFMFKNTKLLGVKIPFHINFEEVNLRFYVKRKTKEGYKRGVVFIKEIVPKSAITFVANTFYNENYETLPMIHSWEDKEGSLKVTYQWKKNKKWNYIKVEAENSLNKIEENSVIEFISEHYWGYAKEDDKSTTEYEVKHSKWEYYKINTYTVSIDFESNYGSDFSFLNDEKPTSVMLLEGSEISVENKKSIK; from the coding sequence ATGAGTTTCTTAAAAGCAGAATGGAGAAAGTTGGTAATGATAAATTATGAAGTGAATCCAAAAATATTAGAAAAGTATCTTCCAGTTGGTACAGAGTTAGATTTTTTTCAAAATAAATGCTATGCAAGTGTAGTAGGTTTTATGTTTAAAAACACAAAACTATTAGGAGTTAAAATTCCATTTCATATAAATTTTGAAGAAGTTAATCTTCGATTTTATGTAAAACGAAAAACTAAAGAAGGTTATAAAAGAGGTGTTGTTTTTATCAAAGAGATTGTACCAAAATCAGCTATTACTTTTGTTGCAAATACTTTTTATAATGAGAATTATGAAACCCTACCCATGATACATTCTTGGGAAGACAAAGAAGGTAGTCTTAAGGTAACTTATCAATGGAAGAAGAATAAAAAGTGGAATTATATTAAGGTTGAAGCCGAAAATTCACTCAATAAAATTGAAGAGAATTCAGTAATAGAATTTATTTCTGAACACTATTGGGGATATGCAAAAGAAGATGATAAATCAACCACAGAATATGAAGTAAAACATTCTAAATGGGAATATTATAAAATAAATACTTATACTGTTTCTATTGATTTTGAATCAAATTATGGTTCTGATTTTTCCTTTTTAAATGATGAAAAACCAACTTCAGTAATGCTTTTAGAAGGTTCTGAAATTTCTGTTGAAAATAAAAAGAGTATAAAATAA